A genomic window from Pontibacillus halophilus JSM 076056 = DSM 19796 includes:
- a CDS encoding beta-ketoacyl-ACP synthase III has product MNAGILGVGHYVPDRVFTNHDMEQLVETNDEWIRTRTGIEERRLADDSMDTSDLAYEASVQALEQSGVAAEDLDLILVATVTPDTPFPSVANKLQARLGAKNAAGMDLAAACAGFMYGMISAAQFINTGAYQNILIVGAEKLSKITDWTDRSTCVLFGDGAGAAVMGPVSEDKGVLSFELGSDGTGAGHLYQSEEDDFIKMNGREVFKFAVRQMPESSISVIEKAGLTKEDVDYLVPHQANIRIMEAARQRLEIPEEKMATSVKRYGNTSSASIPIAISEAVENGSIKDNDVVVLVGFGGGLTWGAVALRWGK; this is encoded by the coding sequence ATTAATGCAGGTATCCTTGGTGTAGGGCATTACGTACCTGACCGTGTGTTTACGAATCACGATATGGAACAACTCGTTGAGACAAATGACGAGTGGATTCGCACGCGAACGGGGATTGAGGAACGTCGTCTAGCGGATGATTCTATGGACACTTCGGACCTTGCGTATGAAGCTTCAGTTCAAGCTCTTGAACAGTCTGGTGTTGCAGCAGAAGATCTCGACCTGATTCTAGTTGCCACGGTTACACCGGATACACCGTTTCCATCTGTAGCAAATAAGCTTCAAGCACGTCTTGGCGCAAAGAATGCTGCTGGGATGGACTTGGCAGCCGCGTGTGCTGGATTCATGTACGGAATGATTTCTGCGGCACAATTCATCAATACAGGCGCTTATCAGAACATCCTAATTGTTGGAGCGGAGAAGCTGTCCAAGATAACAGACTGGACAGACCGTAGTACATGTGTTTTATTCGGAGATGGAGCTGGCGCAGCTGTTATGGGACCTGTAAGTGAGGATAAAGGAGTTCTTTCCTTCGAACTTGGTTCAGACGGAACTGGGGCAGGGCACTTGTATCAAAGCGAAGAAGATGATTTCATTAAGATGAATGGACGTGAAGTCTTCAAATTTGCTGTTCGTCAAATGCCGGAGTCTTCGATTAGTGTTATTGAGAAAGCAGGATTGACGAAAGAAGATGTTGACTATCTCGTGCCACACCAAGCGAACATTCGCATTATGGAAGCGGCGCGTCAGCGTTTAGAGATTCCTGAGGAGAAGATGGCCACATCCGTTAAGCGTTATGGCAATACATCTTCCGCATCTATTCCAATCGCAATTTCAGAAGCAGTAGAAAATGGTAGCATTAAAGATAACGACGTAGTTGTCCTCGTCGGGTTCGGCGGAGGCCTTACTTGGGGCGCTGTTGCACTACGCTGGGGCAAGTAA